In Zygosaccharomyces rouxii strain CBS732 chromosome E complete sequence, the DNA window gaaaagagaattaaGGAAGTCGTCAAGAGACACTCTGAATTCGTTTCTTACCCAATTCAACTTATGGTCACCAAGGAAGTTGAGAAGGATGTTCCATTAAccgaagaagaaaagaaggaagaaaagaaggatgaggaaaagaaggaaggtgaagatgacaagaaaccaaaattggaagaagttgatgaagaagaggaaaagaagcAAGAAGAAACCAAGAAGATTAAGGAAGAAGTTaaggaattagaagaattgaacaaGACTAAGCCATTGTGGACTAGAAACCCATCTGAAATCTCTCAAGAAGAATACAATGCGTTCTACAAGTCCATCTCCAATGACTGGGAAGATCCTCTATACGTGAAGCATTTCTCTGTCGAAGGTCAATTAGAATTTAAGGCTATCTTGTTCATTCCAAAGAGAGCTCCATTTGACTTGTTCgaaaacaagaagaagaagcacAACATCAAACTTTATGTTCGTCGTGTTTTCATCActgatgaagctgaagattTGATCCCTGAATGGATGGGCTTTGTCAAGGGTGTTGTCGACTCTGAAGATTTGCCACTAAACTTATCCAGAGAAATGTTACAACAAAACAAGATCATGAAGGTCATCAGAAAGAACATCgtcaagaaattgattgaaGCCTTCAACGAAATTGCTGAAGACTCTGAACAATTCGACAAGTTCTACTCAGCCTTCGGTAAGAACATCAAATTGGGTATTCACGAAGACACTCAAAACAGACCTGCTTTGGCTAAATTGCTACGTTTCAACTCTACCAAGTCTGTTGACGAGCAAACTTCTTTGACCGATTATGTCACTAGAATGCCTGAACATCAAAAGAACGTCTACTACATCACTGGTGAATCCATGAAGGCTGTGGAAAAATCTCCATTTTTGGATGCTCTAAAGGCTAAGAACTTCGAAGTTTTGTTCCTAGTTGATCCAATCGATGAGTATGCTTTCACTCAAATGAAGGAATTTGAAGGTAAGACTCTTGTCGATGTCACCAAGGACTTCGAACTAGAagaaagtgaagaagaaaagaagaagagagagGAAGAAATGAAACAATACGAAGGTTTGACCGCTGCTCTAAAACAAATTCTAGGTGAACAAGTGGAAAAGGTTGTTGTTTCTGAGAAATTGATCGATGCTCCTGCTGCCATCAGAACCGGACAATTCGGCTGGTCCGCTAACATGGAAAGAATCATGAAGGCTCAAGCCTTGAGAGATTCTTCTATGTCTTCTTACATGTCCTCTAAGAagatctttgaaatttctccAAGATCTCCAATcaccaaagaattgaaaaagagagttgaagaaggtggtgCTAACGACAGAATTGTTAAGGATTTGACTAACATGTTGTATGAAACCGCTCTATTGACCTCTGGTTTCAGTTTAGAAGACCCATCCTCTTTTGCTAAGAGAATTAACAGACTAATTTCCTTGGGTCTAAacattgatgaagaagaacaagaagaagaagctgcTCCAGAAGCTGCTGCTTCCACTGAAGCTCCATCTGAAGTACCAGCTGACACTGAGATGGAAGAAGTTGACTAAGCAAATTCATCTCGATCCAATAGGAATAAAGATCTGTAGTTTTTTTACCGGTAGGTTTTACTTATTAAACATATATAATATACGTTGCACCTGTATAAAATAGAATTTATCGTTGCGTTACCTAAAGCTTTAATACTTGTAATTATCAGGAATCAAAACAGGTATGTCTGTCGAATCCTTTCTGAAGAGTAAGACTGGCTTAGAGGAAAGGTTAGCAAACCACGAGAGCACTGAAACGTTACGGGGAAATGCCCTTGAACTACAGAATCAGCTAAATCAAATTTCCAAGGAGTTAGCCCCCcatgatttacaaaaatatTCTAAGGAGTTAGACGAACTGCTCAAGAATATCAATGCAAGGGTTCCACCTCAAGTAGTTAAACTTCAATTTAAGAAGAAACCTAAACCCAGATTATTTCAGAATAGATCCAAGAAGGTGACAAGTAACGAACGTATTACTCAATCTCAAATGGTATCAAATCAAGATTTCAATATAGTACAAGCTACTGCTACTTATGAAAACTTACAAAAATGCACAATCATAGGAACTCACTTTATCAACGACACTGGGTCATTaactttcaaagatttacaatCGTGTACTATTAATCTCTACGAAGCAACCTTCCGTGAGGGGAGTATTATCATCTCTAATTGTAACGATTGTTCCATCTACATTCATACCGGTAGAGAAACCCAATTAAGATTGCACGATTTGAAAGGGTGCAAGCTCATGATTAGACCATCTCAAGCTCCTCAAAGAATAGTTATGGAACGTTGTAGAGAATGCGTTTTTCATGAGGTTTGCGAACCTTGGATTACTATCCAAGAATTCGACAATTTAGCACTGACGCAAGAAGAGCAACGTAATTATACATTTGTATCGTTAGAAGATTGGTGGTAAACATGATCAAATTGGGTATTTAATGAACAATTGGgtcaattgattgattgCAACTTTATGACTTCCATCTCATGATATTTCCATTTGAAGCAAAATGTAAACATCAACATCGAagagaagatttgaaactcAATGGGATTAGAAGTTTTAGAACATGCTGCTCCCATTCACTAAACTTCACTGTTTCTAATTACATTACAGAACTTCAATAACTAAGTACAAACTCTTATTTAACAGGTGTAACTGCCCGATGACGAGTAGCGTAGGATCACCTGGTAAGGGCAGCGTCTTAGATCGTTACGTCAAGAATCTCGCAAATGATAGCTCTTTACAACCTCCCCCGCAGTTGAGAACTACCTCTCAATCAAGACTGAACTCTTTCCATAACTTGAAAGGGGCTTCTAGGAGTAAACCTAATGTTGACAATCAGGACAAGGAGAACGTTGGCAATGCTAAGAATGGTTCTTTGAACGAAAAAAACCCATTTATGGCGGCTGCTGGTGGActgaaatcttcaaagtCTCCCAATCAATTGAAGTTCGGTGGTAATAAAGTCAACCAGGGTATCAATGGCGGTGGCGGCAGTAGATCTAGTAGCAATGTCAACACGTCTGATTTGACTAGGGAAGAAAAAGGTTACTACGAGTTCTTATGCAGAGTGGCTGAAATTAAACAGTGGATTGAACGTGTTATTGGTGAAGATCTACCTTCCGAAGTAGACTTGAGTACAGGTGATTGTCTGAGAAATGGTGTCTATCTAGCTACAGTGACACAGAAGATCAATCCAGATTTAGCTCCAAGTGTTTTCCCTGCTGGTAACAGATTACAATTTAAGCATACTCAAAATATCAATGCTTTTTTCAGTTTGGTCGACCATGTTGGGCTCCCCAATTCCTTCAGATTTGAATTACAAGACCTTTACAACAAACAAGATTTACCGCAGGTTTTTGAAACCCTTTACATTTTAATCACCATGATTAATAAAAAATGGCCTACGAAGACTCCAATTATCGAAAATCTTTCCGGAAAGGTAAATTTCAGCAAGGATGATATTAGGAAATGTAAGAAGACGTGGCCAAGAATCCgtgatttcaaatccttaaATGTCAATTCTGTAAAATCCACCGTTGGGAAAAAAGCTACAGCGCCTACAGGTGGTGGTCTTATTCAAGATTTCAGTACAGTGGAGACTAGCGAACCCTCTTCTGAACCAGAGACACCTAAACCCAAAAATCGTCTTGCAGATGCCAAGAGTCAACCCACACTTAAACCTGAGCCTGAGGATGAACCCTCTTTTATGATGAAATCATCGACTCCGGCAAAACCAGAGGAACAGGAAGAACTAGAGGAGCCAGCGGATTCAGAGTCAGTAAAAATAACTACCCCAGAACCAGAACCAAAACAGCTTAAAGAATCTGATGAACCACTCAAATTTGAACATTCAGTTAGTACACCTGTGAGGAGAACTAGGCAAAAGTTGGAATCCATTAAACTGTCTCCCCCATCTAGTGAAACTGGTTCTCtttatttttcaccaacaacgGATCGCAGAGATTACAGCAGCACATCGCCTATCAGATCTCAAAGCTTCAGACCAACAGAAAGCGATCATCTCCGGTCCCCATACCTAAGGCCAGCCGATAGCGACATAGTATCTCGACCACCCCATTTGGAGTACAGCCCTCTGAAGAGTACTAGCTTTTCCTACTACTCTCCTACAATATCCAGATACCTAACTTATGATACTGATTTCTACGTGAGAAGAAGCCAAGCCAGAGAAAGaggaattgatttttatCAGACTTACAAATATGAGCCTGTGTCTTATTCCCCtcagagaaagaagagaatgACGGAgatggaatttttggacAAAGTCATACACATCCAAAGCATATGCCGCGGAGCCAATGCACGTTTTGATATGCGTATTCAATCGAGACTTTTAAAActatttgaaaaggaagtGCTTCGTTTCCAATCTATCATTCGTGGTAACAAGAGAAGAGTTGGTATCCCTCAACGCTTTTCTATAAATCTAACAGATGACCAAGAGGTGAGCTTAACTAAACTACAAGCATTGTTTAGGTCCAGTCGCATAAAGTCTCGAAATGATAGATTGAAACTTAAGATTTATCGTAAGACGGCTCAGATTGAAGCATTACAGAATATATTCCGGGGTTCTCGCCTCAGGAAAAGAGTTAATCAAGAGCTTTATGATAGAAATGTGTCTGATGCTCCTTTGAGAAAGCTACAGTCTTGGATACAAGGTAAGAGATGTAGAAATCATGTGAAAGGTACGTCTAGATCGTTGTCGTCAAAGGCTATAGCTTTCCAGAAATTTCAAGGTTCCTGTAGAGGTCTACTCTATAGAAGACACTTTCTGTTCGCTCACCATTTCAGCGACAAGGCACTATCACAACTCAAGGACTTTCAAGAAAGAATTCGTGGTGCCAATGTTCGCAATTCGGTCTACGATTTGATTTACGACGCTGAAGCTAAGAACCGTGTGTTTAAGCGACTATCTGGAATGTTGAGAGGCCGCAAGTTACGTGAATCCCTCCTCGATGTTCTGTACGATGATGATCCAGACTTTGCGAATGTGAGGCCCTTACAAGGAATTGTAAGGGGTGTCTTGGTACGCTATACCCTAGATTTGGTGGATGATATCATTGAATACTACCATCTGGACCAATTCCAAGCACATGTAAAAGGATTCCTTTTACGTTCGAAATTTGACGAGAGGGAAAAGTATTTCAAACGTAATGAACGTTCAGTGATAATTATTCAAAGTAAAATCAGAACTTTCATTCAAAGGGAATCGTTTTTCGATTTATTGCATCACCCAAATCCACACATAAAACACGTTAAGAAATATGCATACTTACTCAATAACACTGGAACCATCGAGGAAAATCAAGATAAACTAGAAGCCTGCCAAGCCCAACTGGATTCagagaatttgaaaaaagaaacttttgaaaagaacatAAGACAACAATTAGACACTGGAAATGTACTTGAGAAATTCGGATTAACCAGTGGGCTCACAAAGGAGCTCAGCGGGATGGATATACCACTCTGCAGATATCCAACttatgaaaaattatttttcCTACTCCAAGTTGACCCTTCTTATTGGAAGATTCTCTACACCTTTGAACCTGTTTTTGTTGAGAAGAACATGTATGTGTCTTTTAGCACTGttaatcaaagaatggGCAGAAGAGAAAAGATTTATTTCATACGGGTACTTGCTGACATTTTGCAACAGGAAGTGATAGAAGCTCGCTCAATGCAACAATATCTGACCAAACCCGATAGATTTTGGAATAGAATGCTGAGAACATTTTTGAGACGTGAGTACCCTGAAGTTTTCAGCATATTCCAACCATTGTTAAAGTACATCAATAATCCAAGGGTTAATTTTGAAGGTGATCCATTAGTTATTTACAAGGATATTCACCATACGGAACCATTGAGTCGCTCAGAAGCCATTGAAGACGAAAAaaccaaaatcaaattcattgaaaacCTGAGAAATCTCTGGCATTCTGTAGAAATGACGGCCGAAATCTTTACCAGAAAGCTCAAAGAGATTCCATTAGAGGTAAGATTTATTGCCAGTAAAATGTTCACTTGTGCCGCCGACAAAAATACGgatgaaattggaacaTTGAGATCCATTTCTATTGTTCTTGTCAATTCCTTTATTTTTGAATATATGGAAAACAGGAGCCTTTATGGGTTTGATGCTGATGAATCACCAAACCTGGACAGAAAGTTGCACAGCTTTATGAGGGCCATTGAAATTGTCTTCGGGTTGGGGAAATTCAATGGTTATTATGATCCTCTAAACCAATACGCGGATGAAATTAACATACAGATGCGGGAATTGTTATTCAACATCATTCTAGATCCGGTTTTCGAGCAAGAAGCTGATACTTTGGTTTACAGAGATATGGTAACCGCAAGTCCacaattggaaattctCACTGAAAAAGTCCTTGTGATAAGCATGAAGTTTAGGGAATACTTGCTAGAGTTCCCGGATGATGATGTGATccatgaaattttagagaaaAGTCCAACTTCCAGAGACTTTAAGAAGAGTGGCAGAATAGTATTAGATTTAACTGCTTCTGCTTACAGATTTTTAGTATGCGACGACCGTATGAGAAAGGTCTATGACCAAGTGAAGCGTTCCATGGTTTATATGATGCAGATTGAAGATGTGCAAACCAATTTATCCGATCTTGTAGTTAGCACTGTCCTCCCGCAGGATGAACCCAATTTCATAAAATTGATGTGTGCCAATCCTGGTATTAAAAATGATCCTATGATCAAGGCGTTACAGTCTcccaaatatttcaacatGAAGAGTTCCactttaaaaaaattgaaagaacttGAACGATCTGGAATTATTAAAACCAACAGTAACCAACTGCAAAACTTCTTGAACGATATTGCCAATACCATCAAAAATCCCCACTATGCAATTGATTATGTTACTGAAGAGCTCCATTTGACGCAGGAAACTTTGAAAGGAGTCGCCAAGATCAacaaacaatttgaaaagacaTTGACTAACTTAAGGACATGTGTCAACCAAGCAATTAGAGATATGCTAAAATCGAGAGACTTCAATCCCGGACATAGGAGCGCTCTAGACAATTTGAAAGGTGCTTATAAGAAGGTGCAAACAAGAAAATCCGATAAAATCGAGGGTACCATGAAGTTCAAATGGACTACTAGACAACTCTACGAAAAAGGTGTTATAAAGTCCATTGAGAGTGAGAATCTAGCTGAACAGAAGGTAAAAGTATTTGGATCAAGTGGTCCAAAATTCCCTgacatcaatttcaaaatatcgACTTCAGACGGAGCAGTGTATGGGATTCAATTATTAGATAGGCGTAAGGGTTTTGAGAAGAATTTAGAAGGTGTTGATTCATTTAGTTTTAGAGATCTATTGGGAACGCAAGTTGGATCAAAAGTTGAGACATGGCAATTGTTGAACAAGAAGGTTTCCATCAACACAGCTCAACTGCTAAAATTAATAATTGACGTTTTCTTGAAAAAGGGACAATAAATGGATTTTCCGGAGATACTTGGGAGGAAATAGTTGAGACCATGTGCTCAAAATATATGTATATTATTGTTGTGTAATTCTTTTTCGTTGGTAATTTGTTTAGGTAATAATATAATCCTGTTATTAACATGTTTCATGTTTCATCGTTATTATTGGGTATTTTCTTCGATACTTTCTTGAAGCTGTTTCAACTCCTTTGCTCTCATATGACTAGCCCACATATTCAGTAACTGCCTTGCAACAGCTGTTAGGCCACAACCAACAAAATTGAAGACCATCCTACAATCGTTGGGGGAGCAGGAAGGTGTCCAGTTTAATCCAAACTCTCTTTGTATCCATGTCACGGCATCGAACAATTTACCGCCCACCAGGCTACCAAAAGCAGGCCAAACTATTGATTCAAAGAGAACATCGTACCACGAGGTCTTTATGATCACATTACCGTAACCCTGTGAGGGGAATACATCTAAGCTTTTATCAATGGGACAGAAATAGGGAGTCACAGCTTTAACCAAATACTCGTAATATCTGGATAAGAATGGAGTGATCACCGCTGAATTCAGTAACATGCAAATGTTACAGGTAGTCAGAGTTCTTGAAAGTAATCTCGTAGCCTTTGGATCGTAGTGACCAGCACGAACTGACAGCACCAAGGTATACAACCACCTAAATCTATTCAGAGTCGGGTAGGATGATCTGACCCCCATCAAACACACGGGAAACCCAAAGATTAGAAACCTGGTCATTTGTGGAATGCTTACAAGGCCATTCATGGTCTCACCATAAACATTTAGAGCCCTAGTGGTACTAATATCTAAAATGACTCGAAGTACATTTTCCGGGAAAATACATCTTAACTGCCAAAGACCAATCTTGAACcaccattttccaatatttaGAGTTGAAAGTACCAAAGTAAGTGCAATAGTAGTATTCCTAATAACTGATTTAGTCCAATAGAAAATTGCCAAGAAGAATGAACGACTTGTAAAGGTTATTTGTTGGTTAACAACATGGTTTTTGCACTGAGGACAGTCAGCAAATTCCACTGGCAATGCCATAGGGCTTCTTACAATtcgaaaagaaattgtatAATTTATTCCCAAAAGACTCATTATACCCACAGATGAAGACATGGGCTCATTACTTTTAGACCTTATAAAGGGAAGAGTATTTAAGAACTCAGATAGCGAAACTTCCCTATGTAAATTCCTGTGACCATCCACTAAATAACAGATTGTGCGTTTcaaatcatcttcagtaACCAGATTAAAATTCTTTGTGACtagatttcttgaaatatAATTCCTATTGATACTGTAAAGCCAATGCAAATAGCATAACTTATGCACTTGAAGATTACAACCGCATTCATGACGTATCCATGCTGAGTCAAAATTAGACTCCTCTAGACAAATCCAACAGGTGCAGTCTTGTTTGAAGGGATTCTTAAACATGGCTAGATCGTCCTCTACATGTGTCTTCTGATTCCTTTGTGCTAACTGTAGTTGATTGGCAGATTTATATACGATGCTTCGCGGCGACAATATATGGTAATAGTAGTAGAAAATACAATATATTAGATAcgaaaacaaaaaaaaaaaataagcAAAAACTATTACATACAGGATTTTTATctcatttcatttcaattcatttcatttttagtTTGCATTAGTTCTTCTCTAACGACCAAATAGTCCCAAAAATCCACGTTTTTTATTCgtattactgttattatcGTCTCCATTATTTGAAGCAGGAGCGGGTTCTGATCTCTGAGTCGTCCAGCTTGAAGCAGATTCCGAACCTTCACCGGCATAATCCATGTAGTTGAAGGCTAGATCGAATAAAGTTGGTTTGCTTGGCACAGGTCTTAATTTCGGTCTTAGTGGGAAAATGTTAGACAATTTAACGTCTGATGGTATGATTCTGCCggtatccaatttttcaattagaGTAGGTTGGTGAGCGGCTTGGCCTTGCACTTTCAAGTGCTTTTCGTATTCAGCCAACGAGACCACACTTTTCCAGCCTGCCTTGATTAACTGCTGCAGAGACTCGATCTTCTTATGAGACAGGACTTCGAGAGGTATCAAGATATCCTGGAAATTACCCATTTCCGTAAGTCTTTCCTCTAATTTTTGATGAGCATCCACATGTAGAGCTAATGATTCCAAATATCTTCCTTTAAGCTGATAGAGTCCACCAAGACAACCTGAAGTATAGGTTAACTGGAAGTATAATTTACTCAATTCTAATTGTTCTGTCAATTCGTCATCTCGATAAACACCTGGCAACTCCATGATATCCTGCAGATActtttgtaaattctttacaataCGTTCAATTTCCTTACTTTTTGTCAAACGAGATGCCATCGCGGTACCCAATTTGGTCCATTGTTGCCACAGTTGACCAAACAAATAGTTATCACGCAGAACAGATGTGAAAAGAGCGTTATACTTGATGTATgccaaaagaatttgatcGTTCTCCTGGTTGTCggcttcatcttcttcgtcttcatcctGCGAGGCAATACGTGATTCTTGTATTTCAAGAGCTTGTTGCCATTTGAGGAGCTTCGTATCGTAATCAGGCGCACTTTTGACTGTTACAGACTTTGATTCCGCAATCAGTTCTTCCACCTGCGGGTCGTATACTTTAGCAGTAAACGCTCTCCATTGGATCTCTTTGAAAGACGTACCAGCTTCACTAGCTTGCTTTTGGGGTTTGTAACCATTTTCCACTAAAAGtttaaccatttcatcaccattttgACTTGCTTCCTCTACCTTTTCCACAACGAAATTGTGCAATTCAGTTGAAGAGAAGGCTCCATCTGCATGCTGTTTCAAAGTGTATTCGTATTTGGCATGTAAGAATTCTACCACACTATCAGTTATAACGGAGGCCTGTTCCAGATACTTTAGTGCAGCGAAGGATAATGCCAACTCTTTAGAGATTTTCTTACTATCCTTATGCCTTTGTTGTTTACCGTGGGTTAAGTACTCAGCACGAGCCAATTTCTCGTATACCAAGTACTGCACACGGGTAATCCACTGGGATTCATTTGTAGTCAACGCTACCAACTTCTCAGATGTTTGCATTGCCCTCTTAAGTCTGGTAGAGACCACCTTACGTTCactcttcttcattttaCCTCTTTGACGAGCTCTCAATTTTAGGACCTCTGCTAATGCTAAATCTCTCTCCGCATGCAACAATACAACGACACCGTAAAGCTTTGAATTCtcatcataatcatcaGAGCTGAGCTTGCTATATTTTTCCTTGGTACGATACTTTTTCGTATCCCTGGTTGTCAACTGACATCTGTGTCTtaatttttgcaatttcttgttcaatttatcatGGTACCTGACGAAATCTTGCACAGTTTCGAGCAATTGATCAACACGCACACCGTAGGTGGCTAATAATGGCGAATATACACCCATTGAGTCCTAGCAGTATCACTTTCAAAGGATAATTTACCTGTATTTTGAGTTGTTGTATGTGTAAGTTGccaaattgaagaaaattttcagTCAAATGCTGCGAAAAAAGTAACCACGTGATCTGACCGATACAACGATATATGGTAAATTATAGCCGCCGAAAGGTCCAATTGACCCAATTACCAATTGGCTAACCAGCTTTTACTTCCTCGACTAATTTGATAATACCCATTCTTTATTATATGTAATGAGGAAGAGATCGCATCGACATCGATGGTTTATCTTGACAAAAAGCGATGTTTGCTTCTAAACCAACACTCGAGGGACAGCTAGAGAGATGGATAAAGAGTCATGAGTGGAGGCGTATTGGCATTGTTTATATGTGCTGCAGGTATCTACTCAAGCTTCTTGACATGGGCTCTGGTGCAAGAACCTCTAACCACTAAGTTTTGGCCCAATAGCCAGCACCAATTTCAGGCACCAAGTGTAGTGGCAGCTGTACAGGCAGCTGTTGCCATGATTGTTGGTTTAGgatatttgaaatggaagaaaTGTGGGTATGGACCAGTGAATTTCGTTAAGGATCACGGTAAATCACTAGCAATGATTTCTTTATCACAGAGTTGTTCAGGCCCGCTAGCGAcatattctttacaatACGTGGACTTTCTAACCTATATGTTGGCAAAATCCTGTAAGATGCTACCCGTACTATTGATTCATTTGCTGCTCTATCGTACAAGTATTTCAAAGGAGAAAAGGCTCGTTGCAGTGCTCGTCAGTCTAGGTGTAGCAGTGTTTAGCTTTGGTGGATCCGGCGGCAAGCAAAAGACAAACGGTGATGATGCCTTCTCACTCCACGGATATGCACTACTTGTGGTCAGTCTCTTCCTGGATGGTGTCACTAATGCATCTCAGGATAAAATGCTCAAGGCCAATAGCCGCAAGGATGCTTCTAAACCGATTACCGGTGCCCATATGATGTTTGCCCTAAACATGTTTATTGTGGTATGGAATTTAGGTTATTTATTCACATTCGACAGGTTACAAGTGGATATGGCTAAATTCATGTTGTCATTAGATGGTGAAATATGGAAGTATTTACTTACATATGCCATATGTGGTGCCGTGGGACAATGctttatcttcttcacaTTGGAGCACTATGGATCACTGGCATTGATAACGATTACCGTTACGAGAAAAATGATCTCTATGGTTTTGAGTATTTTCGTCTTTCGCAAGAAAGTTATGCCGCTGCAATGGATCGGTATTGGCATTGTATTCGGTGGTATAACTTGGGAAGCCATCAGTAAGAGAAGACAAGCTGCTAGAATTAAAAAAGATTAGCATGGCTTTTATCATTGCATCGTGTACTGTATTCTATAAAATATATCATTCATTTACGTGATTCTGCCAATCTTTGACGAAGTTCAGGGTCCCATGCGTATACATACAAACCATTAACACCTCTAGTCAACAAGACGTTTAAGCTGTTcatgataatttttttctcgaCCATAGCAGCGTCTttaatattcttcttcttggtgAATCCAGCATGGTCATCGTACATCTCTGGCTTCAATTTGATACAGTCGTTTTCAGCATCATAACCAATAGATCTACCAAGGATAACACCGGCATACTTCAAATCAAAACCTTGGATAGTATAGACACTACCAACCTCATCGATGGTATCGGGTCTTTCACTCCAAGGTAAGACGGACTTGGGAGTATAACGATCCCAACgaactttgaaattatcaCCACAAGTAACGTAATAATCTTTACCGTCAAGTCTGTAGGGGAAATCGTAAGTGGCCAACATTCTACATTGACCAAGATTAGTATCATGTTCCTTTAATGCTTCG includes these proteins:
- the IQG1 gene encoding Iqg1p (similar to uniprot|Q12280 Saccharomyces cerevisiae YPL242C IQG1 Essential protein required for determination of budding pattern promotes localization of axial markers Bud4p and Cdc12p) gives rise to the protein MTSSVGSPGKGSVLDRYVKNLANDSSLQPPPQLRTTSQSRLNSFHNLKGASRSKPNVDNQDKENVGNAKNGSLNEKNPFMAAAGGLKSSKSPNQLKFGGNKVNQGINGGGGSRSSSNVNTSDLTREEKGYYEFLCRVAEIKQWIERVIGEDLPSEVDLSTGDCLRNGVYLATVTQKINPDLAPSVFPAGNRLQFKHTQNINAFFSLVDHVGLPNSFRFELQDLYNKQDLPQVFETLYILITMINKKWPTKTPIIENLSGKVNFSKDDIRKCKKTWPRIRDFKSLNVNSVKSTVGKKATAPTGGGLIQDFSTVETSEPSSEPETPKPKNRLADAKSQPTLKPEPEDEPSFMMKSSTPAKPEEQEELEEPADSESVKITTPEPEPKQLKESDEPLKFEHSVSTPVRRTRQKLESIKLSPPSSETGSLYFSPTTDRRDYSSTSPIRSQSFRPTESDHLRSPYLRPADSDIVSRPPHLEYSPLKSTSFSYYSPTISRYLTYDTDFYVRRSQARERGIDFYQTYKYEPVSYSPQRKKRMTEMEFLDKVIHIQSICRGANARFDMRIQSRLLKLFEKEVLRFQSIIRGNKRRVGIPQRFSINLTDDQEVSLTKLQALFRSSRIKSRNDRLKLKIYRKTAQIEALQNIFRGSRLRKRVNQELYDRNVSDAPLRKLQSWIQGKRCRNHVKGTSRSLSSKAIAFQKFQGSCRGLLYRRHFLFAHHFSDKALSQLKDFQERIRGANVRNSVYDLIYDAEAKNRVFKRLSGMLRGRKLRESLLDVLYDDDPDFANVRPLQGIVRGVLVRYTLDLVDDIIEYYHLDQFQAHVKGFLLRSKFDEREKYFKRNERSVIIIQSKIRTFIQRESFFDLLHHPNPHIKHVKKYAYLLNNTGTIEENQDKLEACQAQLDSENLKKETFEKNIRQQLDTGNVLEKFGLTSGLTKELSGMDIPLCRYPTYEKLFFLLQVDPSYWKILYTFEPVFVEKNMYVSFSTVNQRMGRREKIYFIRVLADILQQEVIEARSMQQYLTKPDRFWNRMLRTFLRREYPEVFSIFQPLLKYINNPRVNFEGDPLVIYKDIHHTEPLSRSEAIEDEKTKIKFIENLRNLWHSVEMTAEIFTRKLKEIPLEVRFIASKMFTCAADKNTDEIGTLRSISIVLVNSFIFEYMENRSLYGFDADESPNLDRKLHSFMRAIEIVFGLGKFNGYYDPLNQYADEINIQMRELLFNIILDPVFEQEADTLVYRDMVTASPQLEILTEKVLVISMKFREYLLEFPDDDVIHEILEKSPTSRDFKKSGRIVLDLTASAYRFLVCDDRMRKVYDQVKRSMVYMMQIEDVQTNLSDLVVSTVLPQDEPNFIKLMCANPGIKNDPMIKALQSPKYFNMKSSTLKKLKELERSGIIKTNSNQLQNFLNDIANTIKNPHYAIDYVTEELHLTQETLKGVAKINKQFEKTLTNLRTCVNQAIRDMLKSRDFNPGHRSALDNLKGAYKKVQTRKSDKIEGTMKFKWTTRQLYEKGVIKSIESENLAEQKVKVFGSSGPKFPDINFKISTSDGAVYGIQLLDRRKGFEKNLEGVDSFSFRDLLGTQVGSKVETWQLLNKKVSINTAQLLKLIIDVFLKKGQ
- a CDS encoding uncharacterized protein (similar to uniprot|Q03236 Saccharomyces cerevisiae YMR187C Hypothetical ORF); translation: MFKNPFKQDCTCWICLEESNFDSAWIRHECGCNLQVHKLCYLHWLYSINRNYISRNLVTKNFNLVTEDDLKRTICYLVDGHRNLHREVSLSEFLNTLPFIRSKSNEPMSSSVGIMSLLGINYTISFRIVRSPMALPVEFADCPQCKNHVVNQQITFTSRSFFLAIFYWTKSVIRNTTIALTLVLSTLNIGKWWFKIGLWQLRCIFPENVLRVILDISTTRALNVYGETMNGLVSIPQMTRFLIFGFPVCLMGVRSSYPTLNRFRWLYTLVLSVRAGHYDPKATRLLSRTLTTCNICMLLNSAVITPFLSRYYEYLVKAVTPYFCPIDKSLDVFPSQGYGNVIIKTSWYDVLFESIVWPAFGSLVGGKLFDAVTWIQREFGLNWTPSCSPNDCRMVFNFVGCGLTAVARQLLNMWASHMRAKELKQLQESIEENTQ